The DNA sequence TACGTTCTCAGACGTAAAATGGCTTGGTTTCTGCGAGATCTTCCTGGGCCTGCTGGCTGCGCTGGTGCCCGGTTACGGGTTGATCTTTTGGATAACAGGATTCGGCCTGCTGCACATTATCTATGGAATTGTCATGCATTTTAAATACGACAGGTGAAAGCATTCCTGGAACACTTCGATAAGGCATTTGAGAATCGCGTACGTCTCCAGATAATGAGCGTACTGGTTGCAAATGAAAGTTACGACTTCAATTCACTGAAAGAATTACTGAAGGTAACCGACGGCAATCTTGCGTCCCATTTAAAAACCCTGGAAAAAGAAACCTATATCGAAGTGAACAAGAAATTTGTGGGACGGAAGCCCAATACACGGTATACGGCTTCAAAAAAAGGGAGAGAAGCTTTCAGGAAACACCTGGAAGCATTGGAACTACTAATAGAGCAACAGAAGAGATAAATTTTTTTACCCAAATACTTTGTATTTCAAAGTACTTTAAATCAAAAAACATGGATACGCCACAACAAACAGAAAACATCCCCGCCGTAAAAAAACTTGCGGATTCGGTGGTACTCAAAGCAGTCCTCATCGGCGGCCTCACGCTGCTGCTGCTTATTCCGACAGTCTGGATACAATCGCTGATACAGGAGAGGCAGCAGCGACAGGACGAGGTCATTGCTGAAATTTCAGACAAATGGGCGGGACAGCAGCTGCTGGAAGGGCCTGTACTGCTGCTGCCCTATAAGTCAATGGTCGGCCGCAGAGACACATCGGGAGCCATCACGTACAAGGAAGTAATAAGTACGATCCATATTCTTCCGGAAACGCTGGAAATTACCGGCAGCGCGGCAACGGAAACCCTGCACAGGGGCATCTATGACGCCGTGGTGTATGATGCAGACATCAAAGTAAGCGGCAGGTTCAGCCCGCTTGACCTGAAAAAGCCGGGCATCGACCCGGCCGGGATCCTATGGAACGAAGCAAAAGTAGTGATTGGGCTAAGCGACCTGAAAGGCCTGAAGAACAACCCCGTCATCCGGCTTGGCAGTGAGACGTACGGCGTGGAACCGGACTTCACTTCCCTGAAATTATTCAGTCATAACCTGGTCATCCTCCCGGACCTGGGAACCGTCCGGAATACGGGGCTCGATTTTAGTTTCGATCTTGACCTGAAAGGATCGCGGCAGCTCAGCTTTCTTCCGCTGGGAAAAACCACCACCGTAAAACTGGAAAGCCAGTGGAATAACCCCAGTTTTACAGGCCGTTACCTGCCGGAAGAACGCCAGGTAGGTCAGGACGGGTTCACCGCGGCCTGGACGATGCCTTACTTTAACAGGCCCTATCCGCAGCAATGGACCGGGGAAAACACGGCGCTGCAGGCCGAAGAAAAAGCGGCCTCTTTCGGCGTGGAATTTCTTTTACCGGTAGATCAGTACCAGAAGACGATGCGTTCCGCAAAATATGCCGTGCTGATCATCCTGCTGACCTTTGCCGCCTTGTTCTTTTCCGAGTTTCTCGGGAAGAGGAAAGTGCATCCTTTCCAGTACCTGCTTATCGGCGCGGCAATGATTATCTATTATATTTTATTGTTGTCCTTCAGCGAACAGCTTGATTTTAATACGGCCTACCTGATCGCTTCGGCTGCTACGGTGATCCTTATCGGTGCCTTCCTTGCCGCCATTCTGAATAAACGATCGGCCGCGGCCCTTGCGGCAATATTAAGTACTTTCTATGTCTTTATTTTCGTACTTATCCAATTGCAGGACCTGGCCTTGCTTCTCGGAAGCGTGGGTTTGTTCCTGATCGTTGCTGTCATGATGTATTTTTCCGCGAAGATGGACTGGAGCAGGCAACTGTCTTAGTGATCGCAACACTGGTTTTGCGGCCGGTTAACCCGGCCGGGAAGGATCAGAACAGCCCGAGGTGCATAGCAGCGCCCAGGGCTGTCCCTTCATGAAAGCCCAGCGACTCAATGGACAATCCCGGGAATTCCTTTTTCAGCATGGCAATGAACAGGGGGTTTTTACTGAAGCCGCCATCCAGGTAAAGGATATCATGTTGTCCTTCGCTGCCGGCTGCAAGACGGATGGCCCGGGATTGCTTTTTCACCAGGGCCCGCATCAGACTGGCGTAAGCATGGCGGAATTCTTTGAAATAGCTCATATCCCATTTCTCAAAATCCTCGCCAAGGCCGTTCAGATCTGCGTTGCGCCATTTTTCAACTTCTTCCCGGTCCCAGCCGATGATCTTGATAGCGGCGGGGTGAAATACGCTTTCCAGCCGTTTCAGCATTTCATCGTGATAATGCCCGAGGAAGAAGCGCGATGCCCGCACCGTTTCTCCTCCGGGGCTCATAAAGTTGAGGCAATCCGAAAGCAGCAGTTCGGGATTCAGCGGCTCCCGGGCAAAAGGGTTCAGCGTAATTCCCCAGGTACCCGTGGAAAGTAGCATAAAAGAAGTGCCAGCCTGTTTCCGGTAAGGGATCAGGGCGGAAGAACTGTCATGCAGGCCTGTCCCCAGGGGAATATACCCGCCCCTGAAGGGAATGGCCCCGTTAAAAGGATCGGTGACCAGCGGGGGAAAAAGCACGTCCAGGCCTTCATTCTTCACCCAGCGGTGATAGTCGCCTGCATTGAAATCCCACAAGCCGGTATGGCAGCCCACGCTTGTATATTCCGAACAATAACGGCCTCCGAGAAGCCGGGAAAAGTACTGCGGCAGGTGAAGGCTATAACGGACCTTGCTGAAAAGCTCCTTCCGGGCATATTTCAGCCAGTATAGCTGCAGGCCGGAATTCAGCATACCCAGCGGAGGAGAGGCCGTTTCCGTGCAAAACTGTACCTCTTCCCCGTAATCTTCGCGAAACTTCCGGAGAAGATCTTCCGGGAAAGGCTTTAGATAGTTGTAAAGCGCCCCCACCGTGTTACCTTCCCCGTCCAGATGGACAAGGCTGGCGCCGTAGGTGGTAAAATTAAGGGCTTTAATATCAAAATGCCGGTCATCTTCCAGCTGTTTCCAGGTGGAAAGTACCCAGGCGCTTACCTCCTCCAGGTTTTCACTGGGATACCCATCTTCATCCGTTATTTCATCAAACTGCCGGGCAAGGGAATGGATAACGTTATATTGCTCGTCAAAAAGCAATAATTTTTTATTCGTTTTACCTATATCAAATACTGCAATACAAGGAATCATAGTGATTTTAGCTACCGCAGAGCGAATCTACAAACCTGTGGCTTGTGAGGAAGCGCCCCTTTCTTCAATCAGCCTTTCGCGAACCTTTAACTCCCTGAAAAGCCCCAGGGGATCCAGCGCGGCCCCCGACCGCAGCATGGCTTCCTTTACCAGCGGCCGTACATCGGTACGGAAAGCCTGCTGAAGGATCTGCTGCGCCCTGCCGGCATCATTGGCCAGCTGCGCGTTGTCCAGAGATTCCCTGTTGATCAGCATCGCCTGTGCATAAGCAAGCAGGATAGCTTCTACCGACTGAAGAAGGTCTTCAAGGGGATCCTTCACATTGTGGCTGGCATCGATCATCCAGGCATAGGCATTACTGTCGCCGCCCGACTGACGGATCCCCTCCACCAACTCGTTAAAGATAAGAAAAAGCATGTAAGGGCGGATGCTTCCGACGGTAAGATCATCGTCTCCGTATTTGGAATCGTTGAAATGAAAACCGCCAAGCCGTTTTTCATTGATCAGGATAGCCACGATCTGCTCAATATTCGTATTGGGCAGGTGATGCCCAAGGTCCACCAGCACATTTGCTTTTTCGCCAAGCTTTGAACAAAGTAAATGGGAAGTGCCCCAGTCCTGGATAACGGTTGAATAAAAATTAGGTTCGTAGGGTTTATATTCTACCAGGAACTGCCATCCTTCCGGCAGCGCCTCGTAAATTTCCCGCAGGCTTTCCAGCGTATAATTAAAGGCCCTTGCCAGATTCTGCTGCCCCGGGAAACAGGAGCCGTCCGAAAGCCAGAGCGAAAGGGATTTGGATCCCAGCGCCATGCCGTGGCGGATCACCTCAATATTATGGGCAACCGCCTGCTTACGGACGGCAGCATCGGTATGGCAAAGCGACCCGAACTTATAAGAAAGCTGCTGCCCCTTCTGGTCCTGGAACGTGTTCGAATTGACGGCGTCAAAACGAATACCGTGCGACTCCGCCAGTTTTTTAATATGTGCAGGATCCTCCGGGATATCCCAGGGAATATGCAGGGAGATGGCGCCGCTGCTTTTATTCAGGGCGTGCAGCAGGCCGATGTCTTCGATCTTTTGTTCCAGGCTGCCGGGTTCCCCTCCGCCGGCAAAGCGGCCGAACCGCGTGCCCCCGGTACCCAGCGCCCAGCTGGGAATCGCTACCTGGAAGGCCTGCAGCTGCGCTACCAGCGCTTCCGTATCCACTCCCTGTTCGGAAAGCTCTTCTTTCAGCCAGGAAAATTGCCGTTCGTGTTTTGCACGGTACTTCCTGTTGAAGGATTCAACCGCCTCCTTTTCTATGATCATAATATTTCCTCCTTAGACCTGGACTTTTACCTGACAAAAGTAGCAGGAATGCCGCCGTCCACATTTAACACGTTGCCGGTGCTTTTCTTCAGCAGCCCGCTTACGAACACGAATACAGCGCTGGCAATATCTTCGGTGGAAATAGCTTCGTTCAGGATGGTACGCTTGGCGTAATAGGCCGGGAGTTCTTCCACTGTAATGCCGTAGGCCTTGGCCCGGCCTTCGGCCCAGCCGCTTTCCCATATTTTGCTTCCCTCGATCACAGCGTCAGGGTTCACGACGTTCACCCGTACCTTGTCCGGTCCCAGTTCAGCGGCCAGCAGGCGCGACATGTGTAACTGAGCGGCTTTGGCAGATCCGTAGGCCACGTTATTCGGCCCGGACATCAGGGCGTTCTTGCTGGCAATGTTCACTATGTCCCCGCCCATATGCTGCTGCTTCAAGATAGCTGCCCCTTCCCTGGAAACCAGGAATTGTCCTTTTACCAGCACGTCATAAAGAATGTTCCAGTCCTTCTCCGTTGTTTCAAGGAGGGATTTTGAAATGGATAATCCCGCGCAGTTGATGATGATATCCACCCCGCCGTACTGCAGTTTCGCGATCCTGAGCGCCGCCGCTACTTTTTCCGCGCTGGTAACATCCGCTGGAGCCACGGCCGTCACATCTTTATTGAAAGCTGAATCAAATTCCGCTTTCGCGCCGGCAAGCGCATTTTCGTCGATATCGGAAAGCACTACGCAGGCGCCTTCTGCCAGGAAACGCTGGGCAATGGCCTTGCCGATCCCTCCCGAGCCGCCGGTAACAAAGGCTACTTTCCTCGACAGGGGCTTTTCTTTCGGCATCCGCTGCAATTTCGCTTCTTCCAGCAGCCAGTATTCAATATCAAAAGCTTCCTGTTCCGGCAGGGAAACATAGGAAGAGATCGCTTCAGCGCCTTTCATCACGTTGATGGCGTTGATATAGAATTCCGCCGAAACGCGGGTAGTCTGCTTATCCTTGGCAAAGGCAAACATGCCCACTCCCGGGTAAAGGATGATCACCGGGTTAGGATCGCGCACCGCCGGGCTGTTATCGCGCTTGCAGCGTTCATAATAAGCCTGGTAATCCTTACGATAAGCTTCAAACTGCGGACGCAGATGCGCAATAATTTCTTCGGAACTGCCTTCCAGTTTTTCAGCGGGTAAATCAAGTACCAGCGGCCGGATCTTTGTCCGGAGGAAGTGGTCAGGACAGCTGGTACCCATTGGAGCAAGCTTATCCAGGTCATTACTGCCGATAAACTCCAGCACGCGGGGATCATCTGTAAAATGGCCGATCATGGCTTTCTGCTCGGAAGCAAGGCCGCGAAGGTAAGGTATTAACTGCGCCGCTATTTCCCGGCGCTGCCCTTCTTCCAGGGACGCCACTTTCTGACCGCCGAATACAGGGCGCTTCTTACCGTAATTCTCTTCCAGGTAAATAGCTGCCTTTTCAATGGTCTCCAGGGTATTCATATAAGATTCGTAGGCGGTATCCCCCAGGTGAACAAACCGTGCCCGCCCAGCATAATGCCGCGGATCCCTGGGTTATCCTTTACCGCTTGCTCCATTTTCAATCCAAGGTCAAAGCCCGGCCGCTGCCAGGGCACCCAGGCCAGCTGGCCGCCGAACAATTCCCGAGTAATAGCCTCTCCGTCTTTGGAAGCGCATATGGCGATAATAGCATCCGGGTGAAGGTGATCTACATGTGTAAAAGGAAGAAAGGCATGCAAAGGCGTATCGATGGACGGGGCTTTTGAATCCAGGTCGTAAATACAATGGCTGAACAAGCCTACCATTTCATCCTCGTACTCCAGGCCCCGGTACCTTTTTTTAAGATCGTGAAGGCGGTCCAGGTACAGGCCGGCGAGCCCGCTGCGTTTCAGCGTTCCCAGGTCGCCCCCTGAACCCTTTACCCAAAGTACCTCCACTTCATTCCCTGTCAGGGGATCGGTTTCCCTGGTTTTGCAGCTGGTATTTCCACCAGCGTAGTTGGTAAGCCGCAGGTCGGCGCCAAGTAAGTTCGAACGGTATAACAATAACGCTACCTCATCGTTTTCCAGGGCTTTTGCCCTGCTTTCATCCCAAAGGTAACTGACGTGTTTAAATTTTGTATCCATTGTAAAATATGATTTAAGATGCCAGGGAATTGCCGTAACCGACTATTACTACAGACAATATGATCACAGCAATCCCCGCTAATATAGTTTTAAAAGTTTTATTACTTACTCCCTGCCATTCTTTCAAAGCAATCCCCCAAAGGTTGGATGCGAGTATGATAAAGGCCATGTGCAATATCCAGGAACTGGCCCCGTTGCCCAGCTTGCTTTCGCCCATTCCGTAGAAGAAAAACTGGAGGAACCAGGTGGTACCGGCCATGGCCGAAAAAAGGTAGTTACGCGCCAGTGGCGCAGCCTTATTTGTATAATCGCCAAATGTCCTGTTACGTGCGTTCAGTATCATGCACCAGATAAGGTTAGTCGTGAGCCCTCCCCAGAGGATCACTACAAAACTAATGTTATTCCGGAAAAGCGGGTTCGCTCCTGCCAGTTCGGCTGCTTCGGCCATGGGCCGGCCGGCCTCAATCCCGTAATTAAAGCAGGCGCTGAGGATCCCGGAAATAATGGCCACGATCAATCCTTTTTTTACGGAAAACTCCTTTACGCTTTTTGTTTCTGTTCATCGCTCAGCTCCGCTTCCTTCAGCATGCCGGCTTTTCCGCATATATAGATGCCCGCAAGGCAAACAAGCGCTCCAAGAAGTACCAGCCTTCCTCCCGTACTGGTCAGCATCGAAGAAAAGGTTCCTTCCGAACCAGGAGAAAACAAGTCCCGGTAAATGGGCGGCAGCAAGGCGCCAAAGGCCGAAGTGAAACCCAGCGCTACCGACTGGCCCAGCGAAACCCCCAGGTAACGAATGCCCAGGCCAAAGGTAAGCCCGCCTATCCCCCATAAAAAGCCCATTGCATAGGTCCAGAAAACCGTTTCTCCCTCCGTTCCGCAGATAACGGACATAAACCCGGGAATAGTTAACCAGGCAGCTATGAAGGGAACGACAAGCCAGGAAAATATTCCGCCGACGATCCAAAAACTTTCCCATGCCCAATTTCTAACCTTCTTAAAAGGAATATAAAAACTGCCGGAGGCAAATCCGCCGATCGCATGAAAAATAACACCTAAAACTGCTCCCATATATCCTGGCAATTGTCAGGGTGTAATGTTAATAAGGAAGCTAGCCAAAACTATCCTGTTCTGTCCTGTAAACGCGGGAAATGTACTTTTAAGTTATAGATACGGAGGCGGAATATTATTCTGACACCATTCGGCCCTGGTTCAAACGACACATGGTAATTATTTCGCCTGGTTATTTATCTTTAGCGCTTATCGGAAAATATGACAACCATAACGGCAATTTTAGGTGTACTACTGTCAGTTTCAGCAGGAATGAGTGCATCGACAACGGTGCCCGGAACTGGCGACACGCTGGCTGTACTATATGAAAAGCAGTTAAACAACAGTGGTTCATTCCCGGAGTTATTATTAAACGGAGTTGGGGAATTCACCGCGGATGGGCTACAAATTACCGGAAAAGAGGATGTCGCAAAGCTGGATAAGTTTTACGCGATTGCCGAACGAAAGGTGCAGTACCTGGTAAGTTTTTCGGCGGATGCCAAAGCTGTATTTCGCAGCAGTGAAGGTGATTTTATCGCCTATGTGGATGTGCAGCATAAGCGCATATCCATTGCTACCAGTCCGGGTGTTGAAGAAACAGTGAACTTTTTGCAGGCCGACAGGGATTACCTGGTGGAAGTATACCATATTTACCAGCAAGCGAAGTTGCGCATAACTGATGTGCTAACAGGCGAGGCCGCCGAAATTGCGGTTGTACATGACGGTCAGGGCGGCGTAGGCAAAGGTGTATTGCAGCAAGGATTTAACGTTGGCATGCAATGGGATCGGTATTGTTTCGGACTGGCCGGCGGCGCTTCAATGACAATAAAGAAAATCGCCGTTTATGCCTTAAAGAAAAAGGTGAAACTGCTCATTTACGGCGACTCCATTACGCAGCCAGAAGGATATTTCCCAAGCAAAGATTTTCCGCTTTCCTGGACGCAGCGGATCATCCGTAAACTAAAAGGGGATGCCATGTCAAGCGGACGCGGCGGCGCTACGATAGATATGGTGCTTGAGTACATACAAAACGAATTACCGTATATAGAAGCAGAGTATGTAATGGTTACTATTGGCACCAATGGCGGAAATACAGCGCCTAAATTGACCCAACTGGTGGACTATATCAAGTCCCGGGGCGCTATACCCATTTTAAATAACATTCCCTGCAATGAGAGCGCTACGCAGATCGCCGAGAATCTCCTGATAGAAGAGGTACGCAGGCAGTCCGGAATAAAAGGATGTAAGTTTGATTTAGCCACTTCACTTCCGGACGATGGCAAGGTGGTGGACAAATCAATGATGTATTGGGAAGATTACAGCGGCAGCTATGGCTGGCAAATATACCATCACCCTAACGAAAAGGGCGGCGCCACCATGTATGAACGAACACTTTCGGACGTTCCGGAGATATACGAGTGAGAAAGGCCCGGGCTGTATGGTTCGTTATTTCCGCGATTTAAGACTGCTTAGGTAGGCGACCAGGTTCGCCAACTGGTTTTTTCCCATTGCTTGCCCAAGGCCGGAGGGCATCAGGGAATGCTCATAGCTTTCCCTGGAAATAATATCCGCCGTTTGCAGTTTATGCGTCTGGCCGCCAATGCTGCGCAGGGAAACTTCTGCAGCGGTTTCGCCGGTGATATAGCCGGTCAGGCTGCTGCCGTCTTTAAGGTGAACGGTATATCCCTCGAATCCGAAATTAATGCCTTTGTCCGGGTAAATGATGGCATCGTACAGGGCTTCTTCGGAAAGTTTAGCGCCTATTTCAGAAAGTTCCGGCCCGAATTGTATTCCTTTTCCGTTTATTACATGACAGGAGCTGCACCAGGCGGTAAAAACAGTTTCTCCCGCTGTAATGTCTCCGTCAATACTGAGCAGGACGGACATTTCAGGAAGAGGCTCCGCTTCTTCGCCTCCCTGGTAAAAGGCACGCGCCCTTGCGAGTACGTCAGGCCGCCAGGTGGAGGTGAGTATTTCACGTGCCAGTGTTTCGAATTGAGAGGGTAACCGGTCCGTTTCGGCCAGCAGCATCAATTTGTCACTGCCGGTCCAGGTGGCGCCCAGGGAATTAAGCGCTTCCCGGCGAAGGTCTTCGCTAAAATTTTCTTCCAGGATAATACGCTGCAGCTCTTTAAAAATGCGGTCGTCGTCGGCTTCCTTCAGCAAGCCAGCCAGGAGCAGCGAACCTTCGTCATCGCGGTCGATCACCGAACGGATGTCGCCGGTAAGGTCCAGGTTCACTATCGTATTCAATGCATTCTCACGCATTTCCTGCCCGGCAAGCGTATCCAGGGCGATTTCCATTAGTTCAGGAGACTTCCCTTTGAGCTGAAAGCGGGCAACGAGATGGATGTACTCCGGTTCGCCCTCCAGGTCCCGCAGGCTGTTCTCAATGGCCTGGCTCATGGCAAAAGTCTTAGGAAGGCTTTCCGGTTCGGCCAGCATCAGCGCATAGGCGGCTGTTCTTTCGCCAGCGTCCTGTTTCCTGATAAGAGACAGCAGTATTTCCTGCTTTTGTTTTCCCTTATGGAATTCAATGGCCCGGAAAAGCTGCCTTCTTTCTTCATCACTGATTTCCCTGGCAGCGGCCATTTCTGCCAGCAGCGGCAGCGCCATTGCGGAGCCGGATCGCCACACGATCTTTTTGCCGGCCGGGGAAGCAGGATCGCCGCCGTTTTCCAGCCAGGCCGAAAAGCAGGCATCCGGGTTATTTTCCGCGGCTATGCCCAGGGCTTCAAGATACCAGGGGTCGCGGCCGTCATAATGAGATGCGAACCGGGCCCATAATGCGGGCATTTCCGGGGAATTTACGTAATGCATAGCAACCAGGGCCGTGCGGCGGACCAGCGGGGAAGGATCATCCGCCACTTTTCCGAGTACATCTACAAGGTCAAGGTCCATTTGCCGGGCTGCGCGGACGGCTGCTGCCCGGATCCTTTCGTCACTGTCTGCAAGCGCCAGCTCCAGGTAGTGCTTCCCGTTCTCCGGCAATTTGCTAAGCAACCATAAAACCCGTGCCCGCAGCCGGGATTCCGGTGAAGCTACTTCGCGTGCGGATGATTCGGACGGCGAACTTACCGCCGGCCCGCCGGCAGAGTTGCCCGGCATCGTCCGATGCGAAGAAGTAAAGGCCTTACTGAGCGCCGGTTCGGCCCGGTTTCCCATTTCGTGCAAGGCTGTCCATGCCAGATAGCGAACGGACTGCGCCGGGCTTGCCAGCGCTTTTACCGCGGCTTCCGGCCTATCAAATGCGGATTGTTCCGGGCGGTAAGCATGCCCCTTTGGCGCAATACGGTAGATCCTACCAAGTTCCACGTCACCCGCACGGTGCCCGCCCACACCCGGATCGTACCAGTCGGCGATCATGAGGGAACCGTCCGGGGCGGCGCAAACATCCACCGGGCGGAACCATTTATCTTCGGTTGAAAAAAGCAGGTTAGCCCGGGTTGCTTTGAAACCGGCGCCATCGGGACTAACCGGATAAACGCGCACCGCGTTCATGCCCGCTTCCGCGTGAATAAGCTGTCCCCTGTATGCCTCGGGAAGCAACTGCCCTTCGTACATGCACAGCCCTGAGGGCGATCCGGCTCCGTTTACCAGCAGGTTGGGAACTACTCCCGGGTCGGTCTGATGCCAATGCCGCAGGGGAACGGAGTCTTCGCGGTTGATCCGCCAATCGCCCCACCAGGCGCCGGTCAGCTCGTCAGAGTAGCCGTAATTGCCGTACTCCATCACATAATTCACGCGGGTGCTGCGATTGCCGTCATCGTCATTATCCGTTTGCCAGACACTCCCGTAGGAATCCACAGCCAGTTCATAAGGGTTCCGGAAATTATGCCCGATTACTTCCAGTTCCGAGCCGTCGGGGTTACAGCGAAAAGCCATGCCCTGACGGTACGGCTCCCCTTCCGCACTGATTAGGCGGCCGAGCGGATCGTATAAAGCTTTCCCGTTTTTGTCCAGGATCGTCTTCCCCTCATTCCCGAAATTAAAATATAATTTGCCATCCGGCCCGAAAACAAAGGCATGAACAGCATGGTCATGCTGCTTGCCGCCGATGCCGGTAAATAGTAATTCTTTGGTGTCGGCTTTGTCGTCTCCATCGGTATCTGTCAGCAGGTACACACCCGGGCTGCAGGAAACAATTACCTGCCTGCCCAGTACCGCGATCCCCATAGCGGAATTAATAAGCGTATCCTGGTAAAAAACTTTCGCGGTATCCGCCCGCCCGTCCTGGTCCCTATCCTCCAGTATCACAATGCGATCTCCGTTTTCACGGTAAGGATTCTCCGTATTCAGCCAATTGCGATAATTCCAGCCCT is a window from the Anseongella ginsenosidimutans genome containing:
- a CDS encoding winged helix-turn-helix domain-containing protein produces the protein MKAFLEHFDKAFENRVRLQIMSVLVANESYDFNSLKELLKVTDGNLASHLKTLEKETYIEVNKKFVGRKPNTRYTASKKGREAFRKHLEALELLIEQQKR
- the creD gene encoding cell envelope integrity protein CreD, whose product is MDTPQQTENIPAVKKLADSVVLKAVLIGGLTLLLLIPTVWIQSLIQERQQRQDEVIAEISDKWAGQQLLEGPVLLLPYKSMVGRRDTSGAITYKEVISTIHILPETLEITGSAATETLHRGIYDAVVYDADIKVSGRFSPLDLKKPGIDPAGILWNEAKVVIGLSDLKGLKNNPVIRLGSETYGVEPDFTSLKLFSHNLVILPDLGTVRNTGLDFSFDLDLKGSRQLSFLPLGKTTTVKLESQWNNPSFTGRYLPEERQVGQDGFTAAWTMPYFNRPYPQQWTGENTALQAEEKAASFGVEFLLPVDQYQKTMRSAKYAVLIILLTFAALFFSEFLGKRKVHPFQYLLIGAAMIIYYILLLSFSEQLDFNTAYLIASAATVILIGAFLAAILNKRSAAALAAILSTFYVFIFVLIQLQDLALLLGSVGLFLIVAVMMYFSAKMDWSRQLS
- a CDS encoding FGGY-family carbohydrate kinase, with translation MIPCIAVFDIGKTNKKLLLFDEQYNVIHSLARQFDEITDEDGYPSENLEEVSAWVLSTWKQLEDDRHFDIKALNFTTYGASLVHLDGEGNTVGALYNYLKPFPEDLLRKFREDYGEEVQFCTETASPPLGMLNSGLQLYWLKYARKELFSKVRYSLHLPQYFSRLLGGRYCSEYTSVGCHTGLWDFNAGDYHRWVKNEGLDVLFPPLVTDPFNGAIPFRGGYIPLGTGLHDSSSALIPYRKQAGTSFMLLSTGTWGITLNPFAREPLNPELLLSDCLNFMSPGGETVRASRFFLGHYHDEMLKRLESVFHPAAIKIIGWDREEVEKWRNADLNGLGEDFEKWDMSYFKEFRHAYASLMRALVKKQSRAIRLAAGSEGQHDILYLDGGFSKNPLFIAMLKKEFPGLSIESLGFHEGTALGAAMHLGLF
- a CDS encoding TIM barrel protein, giving the protein MIIEKEAVESFNRKYRAKHERQFSWLKEELSEQGVDTEALVAQLQAFQVAIPSWALGTGGTRFGRFAGGGEPGSLEQKIEDIGLLHALNKSSGAISLHIPWDIPEDPAHIKKLAESHGIRFDAVNSNTFQDQKGQQLSYKFGSLCHTDAAVRKQAVAHNIEVIRHGMALGSKSLSLWLSDGSCFPGQQNLARAFNYTLESLREIYEALPEGWQFLVEYKPYEPNFYSTVIQDWGTSHLLCSKLGEKANVLVDLGHHLPNTNIEQIVAILINEKRLGGFHFNDSKYGDDDLTVGSIRPYMLFLIFNELVEGIRQSGGDSNAYAWMIDASHNVKDPLEDLLQSVEAILLAYAQAMLINRESLDNAQLANDAGRAQQILQQAFRTDVRPLVKEAMLRSGAALDPLGLFRELKVRERLIEERGASSQATGL
- a CDS encoding L-rhamnose/proton symporter RhaT; the protein is MAIISGILSACFNYGIEAGRPMAEAAELAGANPLFRNNISFVVILWGGLTTNLIWCMILNARNRTFGDYTNKAAPLARNYLFSAMAGTTWFLQFFFYGMGESKLGNGASSWILHMAFIILASNLWGIALKEWQGVSNKTFKTILAGIAVIILSVVIVGYGNSLAS
- a CDS encoding L-rhamnose/proton symporter RhaT translates to MGAVLGVIFHAIGGFASGSFYIPFKKVRNWAWESFWIVGGIFSWLVVPFIAAWLTIPGFMSVICGTEGETVFWTYAMGFLWGIGGLTFGLGIRYLGVSLGQSVALGFTSAFGALLPPIYRDLFSPGSEGTFSSMLTSTGGRLVLLGALVCLAGIYICGKAGMLKEAELSDEQKQKA
- a CDS encoding SGNH/GDSL hydrolase family protein, with the protein product MSASTTVPGTGDTLAVLYEKQLNNSGSFPELLLNGVGEFTADGLQITGKEDVAKLDKFYAIAERKVQYLVSFSADAKAVFRSSEGDFIAYVDVQHKRISIATSPGVEETVNFLQADRDYLVEVYHIYQQAKLRITDVLTGEAAEIAVVHDGQGGVGKGVLQQGFNVGMQWDRYCFGLAGGASMTIKKIAVYALKKKVKLLIYGDSITQPEGYFPSKDFPLSWTQRIIRKLKGDAMSSGRGGATIDMVLEYIQNELPYIEAEYVMVTIGTNGGNTAPKLTQLVDYIKSRGAIPILNNIPCNESATQIAENLLIEEVRRQSGIKGCKFDLATSLPDDGKVVDKSMMYWEDYSGSYGWQIYHHPNEKGGATMYERTLSDVPEIYE
- a CDS encoding PVC-type heme-binding CxxCH protein yields the protein MNKCIFYSLLLPGVLMVFSCGRGAKDGSAEREPFSAEAGLEALDVADGLEVTLFASEPLVSNPTNMDVDARGRVWVTEGWNYRNWLNTENPYRENGDRIVILEDRDQDGRADTAKVFYQDTLINSAMGIAVLGRQVIVSCSPGVYLLTDTDGDDKADTKELLFTGIGGKQHDHAVHAFVFGPDGKLYFNFGNEGKTILDKNGKALYDPLGRLISAEGEPYRQGMAFRCNPDGSELEVIGHNFRNPYELAVDSYGSVWQTDNDDDGNRSTRVNYVMEYGNYGYSDELTGAWWGDWRINREDSVPLRHWHQTDPGVVPNLLVNGAGSPSGLCMYEGQLLPEAYRGQLIHAEAGMNAVRVYPVSPDGAGFKATRANLLFSTEDKWFRPVDVCAAPDGSLMIADWYDPGVGGHRAGDVELGRIYRIAPKGHAYRPEQSAFDRPEAAVKALASPAQSVRYLAWTALHEMGNRAEPALSKAFTSSHRTMPGNSAGGPAVSSPSESSAREVASPESRLRARVLWLLSKLPENGKHYLELALADSDERIRAAAVRAARQMDLDLVDVLGKVADDPSPLVRRTALVAMHYVNSPEMPALWARFASHYDGRDPWYLEALGIAAENNPDACFSAWLENGGDPASPAGKKIVWRSGSAMALPLLAEMAAAREISDEERRQLFRAIEFHKGKQKQEILLSLIRKQDAGERTAAYALMLAEPESLPKTFAMSQAIENSLRDLEGEPEYIHLVARFQLKGKSPELMEIALDTLAGQEMRENALNTIVNLDLTGDIRSVIDRDDEGSLLLAGLLKEADDDRIFKELQRIILEENFSEDLRREALNSLGATWTGSDKLMLLAETDRLPSQFETLAREILTSTWRPDVLARARAFYQGGEEAEPLPEMSVLLSIDGDITAGETVFTAWCSSCHVINGKGIQFGPELSEIGAKLSEEALYDAIIYPDKGINFGFEGYTVHLKDGSSLTGYITGETAAEVSLRSIGGQTHKLQTADIISRESYEHSLMPSGLGQAMGKNQLANLVAYLSSLKSRK